A single Phalacrocorax aristotelis chromosome 18, bGulAri2.1, whole genome shotgun sequence DNA region contains:
- the SSC4D gene encoding scavenger receptor cysteine-rich domain-containing group B protein gives MRLGPQPASQHSVGKLDIGVLPPSLMPAVLLLLLLVPTGTTSEPALLPFPEIRLANGPSRCQGRVEILYNGSWGTVCDDDWDIVDANVVCRQLGCGYAIVLPAAMTFGQGSGPIYLDNVDCKGQEAALSECWSHGWGIHNCYHYEDVAVICNELSPTQASEGPTSRTLTASVQDGESDGSIRLVSGTDSCQGRVEIFYRGNWGTVCDDDWGLSDASVVCKQVGCGQALDYKSNAYFGYGTGRILLDNVNCDGSEPFLSACYSLGWGIHNCGHHEDAGVICTGLDTSTITSFTTSVALDYEETLTATATAATDGRDQPSQATEVVTTALFTVEQESGGVRLANGNGSCRGRVEVWHHGTWGTVCDDDWDFLDAQVVCRQLGCGAALAATILGSFGYGSGPILLDNVGCGGGEARLADCFHLGWGQHNCGHHEDAGVICRGADDVGDHFQEATTKTTTSAPTHPKDGSLRLVNGSHRCEGRVEMFYLSQWGTVCDDAWDLWDAKVVCRQLGCGHATAAWGEARYGQGTGYIFLDNLKCKGHEPSLLRCSHISWDVHNCDHSEDAGAACGIL, from the exons GCACCACCTCTGAGCCGGCGCTGTTGCCATTCCCAG AGATACGGCTCGCCAATGGGCCCAGCCGGTGCCAGGGGCGAGTGGAGATCCTCTACAACGGTTCCTGGGGGACGGTCTGCGATGACGACTGGGACATTGTGGATGCCAACGTGGTGTGTCGCCAGCTGGGCTGCGGCTATGCCATCGTCCTCCCGGCCGCCATGACCTTCGGCCAAGGGAGCGGACCCATCTACCTGGACAACGTGGACTGCAAGGGCCAGGAGGCAGCCTTGAGCGAGTGCTGGAGCCATGgctggggcatccacaactgcTACCACTATGAGGACGTGGCTGTCATATGCAATG AGCTCTCACCCACGCAAGCCAGCGAAGGACCGACGAGCAGGACCCTCACAGCCTCAGTACAGGATGGGGAAA GTGACGGCAGCATCCGTCTAGTGAGTGGGACCGACTCTTGCCAGGGCCGGGTGGAGATCTTCTACCGTGGGAACTGGGGCACCGTCTGTGATGACGACTGGGGCCTGAGCGATGCCAGCGTGGTGTGCAAGCAGGTGGGCTGCGGCCAAGCCCTGGATTACAAGAGCAATGCCTATTTTGGCTATGGCACGGGGCGCATCCTCCTGGACAATGTCAACTGCGACGGCAGCGAGCCCTTCCTCTCCGCCTGCTACAGCCTCGGCTGGGGCATCCATAACTGCGGCCACCACGAGGATGCAGGTGTCATCTGCACAG GGCTGGACACGTCCACCATCACATCCTTCACCACTTCGGTGGCCCTGGACTACGAAGAGACACTTACTGCCACGGCCACAG CAGCGACAGACGGCAGGGACCAGCCCTCCCAGGCCACCGAGGTGGTCACCACTGCCCTCTTTACCGTCGAGCAGGAAA GTGGCGGCGTGCGGCTGGCAAACGGGAATGGGAGCTGCCGCGGGCGGGTGGAGGTGTGGCACCACGGCACCTGGGGCACCGTCTGCGATGACGACTGGGACTTCCTCGACGCCCAGGTGGTGTGCCGGCAGCTGGGCTGCGGTGCAGCCCTTGCCGCCACCATCCTCGGCTCCTTCGGCTACGGCAGTGGGCCCATCCTGCTGGATAACGTGGGCTGTGGCGGCGGCGAGGCTCGCCTGGCTGACTGCTTTCAcctgggctggggacagcacAACTGCGGCCACCACGAGGATGCTGGGGTCATTTGCCGAG GTGCTGACGATGTTGGAGACCATTTCCAAGAAGCCACCACTAAAACCACCACATCGGCCCCGACTCATCCCAAGGATG GGTCCCTGCGCCTGGTGAACGGCAGCCACCGGTGTGAGGGGCGCGTGGAGATGTTCTACCTGTCCCAGTGGGGGACAGTGTGCGACGACGCCTGGGACCTGTGGGACGCCAAGGTggtgtgcaggcagctgggctgcggGCATGCCACGGCAGCCTGGGGGGAGGCACGCTATGGCCAGGGCACTGGCTACATCTTCCTCGACAACCTCAAGTGCAAGGGCCATGAGCCCTCGCTGCTACGCTGCTCCCACATCAGCTGGGACGTCCACAACTGCGACCACTCCGAGgatgctggtgctgcctgcGGCATCCTATGA